A genomic stretch from Prochlorococcus marinus str. MIT 9312 includes:
- a CDS encoding phytoene desaturase family protein, whose protein sequence is MQKYDVVIIGSGIGGLCCGSILSLSGKKVLICEAHSQPGGVAHSFKRNGYTFESGPSLWSGIGKWPTTNPLGQILKLLDEEIELFQYKGWQVIVPEGNFNLDVGEEPFKQTIKNLRGDKSVKEWESFISGIKPLSKIINEIPLLTFSPESINFLDLINLTSKFLPNIKQIPKINKGFGNLVNNHLEDPFLRNWVDLLSFLISGMSMHDTNTAAMATLFNEWFEPNSFLEYPKGGSESIVKALINGLKKNGGELILSSRVKTINFNKNLAAGITLENGSSYSCESVVMNTDVWNLKKLIPHEISKKWKTKALDPNKCDSFLHIHLGFDADGLENLPIHAIHVDDWEKGITAERNIAVFSIPSVLDENMAPKGKHVLHGYTPANEPWSIWENLNPKEAAYRNLKEDRCSIFLNAVRKFIPDIDERINLKMLGTPITHQKFTNTHCGSYGPALSAAKGLFPGCKTPVKNLFTCGASTFPGIGIPAVSASGAYAAEQIIGKKAFKTLLKKINL, encoded by the coding sequence ATGCAAAAATATGATGTCGTAATAATCGGTAGTGGCATAGGTGGTTTATGTTGTGGTTCAATTCTATCTTTATCAGGTAAAAAAGTTCTTATCTGTGAAGCACATTCTCAACCTGGAGGTGTTGCTCACAGTTTCAAAAGGAATGGCTACACCTTTGAGTCTGGTCCTTCACTATGGAGTGGGATAGGTAAATGGCCAACAACTAATCCCTTAGGGCAAATTCTTAAATTACTTGATGAAGAAATTGAACTATTTCAATATAAAGGTTGGCAAGTTATAGTCCCAGAAGGCAATTTTAATCTTGATGTAGGGGAAGAACCCTTTAAACAAACAATAAAAAATTTAAGAGGAGACAAATCTGTCAAAGAATGGGAATCATTTATTTCTGGAATAAAACCTCTTAGCAAAATAATAAATGAGATTCCTTTACTCACGTTTTCTCCTGAATCAATAAATTTCTTAGATCTAATCAATTTAACCTCAAAATTCTTACCTAATATCAAGCAAATACCAAAAATTAATAAGGGTTTTGGGAATTTAGTAAATAATCACTTAGAAGATCCTTTCCTCAGAAATTGGGTTGATTTATTAAGCTTTTTGATAAGTGGTATGTCAATGCATGATACAAATACAGCTGCTATGGCTACTTTATTTAACGAATGGTTTGAACCAAATTCCTTCCTTGAATACCCCAAAGGAGGCAGTGAATCTATTGTAAAAGCCTTAATTAATGGATTAAAAAAAAATGGAGGAGAATTAATACTCTCTTCAAGAGTTAAGACAATAAACTTCAATAAAAATTTAGCGGCAGGTATAACCCTTGAGAATGGCTCAAGTTATAGTTGTGAATCTGTTGTAATGAATACTGATGTTTGGAATTTGAAAAAATTAATTCCACATGAAATCTCAAAAAAATGGAAGACAAAGGCCTTAGATCCTAATAAATGTGATTCTTTCCTTCATATACATTTAGGTTTTGATGCTGATGGTCTTGAAAATTTGCCAATACATGCAATACATGTTGATGATTGGGAGAAAGGTATAACCGCAGAAAGAAATATAGCCGTATTTTCAATCCCATCTGTTTTAGATGAAAATATGGCCCCTAAAGGGAAACATGTTCTTCATGGATATACTCCCGCAAATGAACCATGGAGCATTTGGGAAAACCTAAATCCAAAAGAAGCAGCATATAGAAATTTGAAAGAAGATAGATGTTCAATATTCCTTAATGCAGTGCGAAAATTCATCCCTGACATAGATGAAAGGATAAATTTAAAGATGTTAGGGACCCCAATTACTCATCAAAAATTCACTAATACCCATTGCGGTAGTTACGGTCCAGCATTATCAGCAGCAAAAGGGCTTTTCCCAGGATGTAAAACTCCAGTAAAAAATTTATTTACTTGCGGTGCAAGTACATTTCCAGGTATTGGAATTCCTGCTGTTTCAGCAAGCGGAGCTTATGCAGCTGAACAAATTATTGGTAAAAAAGCATTTAAAACTTTACTTAAAAAAATAAATTTATAA